TGCGCAGCCGATTGGAGGAGCACCCGCTTGCGACCTTCCGCTACAGCTTCTGccgcccctccgccttcttcgttGCACCTTTTACCGTTTCATCTTCCCTATGACATCGTTGCCTCTGAGCACAGCACGCAGAACTACCTGTCTCACTCAGGTCTCTTCTGGCGCGTCTGGCCTTGGCTACCGCCACTCCCCTCATCCCACCTGTGAAACGCATGTACGTTTTGTCAACATCGCGCCCGTCCACGGCGGCATTTGGCGCTGCAGTCGGCAACTTCTGCGGCGACGGGACGACGTACGTCGCGCTGAATCGTGGAAcgcttctctccctctacgTGTGTCGCCAGGGCAACTGTGGAATAGACCACGTGCAAGACTTTCGCCTGCATTGCACCTTAAAATATGTGCGAGCCGTCCTCATCGtagacgccgcggcgccgcagaaaTATTCACGGCaccttctttttctgtgcACCGTCAAGCAGCAGATTGTCCTCGCCGCCCTTGAGTCATGCACAGAGCTCAGCGGCGGAGCATCACCGCTGCGGATGACAACGCTCTTCCAAAGCGCGCCGGACGACTGCCTGTACCAGTATGACCCCAGCGAGGTCGagttgtgctgctgctcgagtgCGGTCACGGGTGCAGGCGCGTCGCCCCCGTTCGTTGTCTTTGCTCTGACACGTGGAGAGCTCTTTCTTTTTGATGTCTTtgccgccctcgcccgcGACGCGGTAAAGCGCAAGCAAAACGGAAACCTGACGCGTTTGCTTTCACCGGAGCTGATGGCCAGCGTCGCTCGCCGAGCGAAAGCCGACATCTTCTCCCACTGCTACATGGACTGCACAGAGTACGACGTAAAGGACATCTCCTTTGGATTTCCTTCTCCATGGCTGAAGGGGCAGGTGCACGGCACTGGCCCGCGGCCTGGCACAGCGGCAATGAAGGGGGACAACGCTTCCGCGTCCACCTCTCTGTTCGTGCTCTACGGGGACCCGTACGGCAAGGTGCACGTGTCTGAGTATGAGCTTGCCGTATCGCCTGCCAcagaggccgaggcggcgagcGAGACTAGCAGCGTGGAAAGCTCGATCCGTCCACCGGCTCGTCCGCCAGCCTATCCTGCCGAGTTCGCCACGCCGGCTCGCCGAGTGCGCCGTTGCGGATTGCTGCAGGCGAATGTCGATCCCACGGCCTCGCGCATCGTTTTTAGTCGTCACGGCCTGTTCGTTGTGGGCAATCACCTTGTGACGCTTATCCAGCAAGTCCGGCCGCGCAAGGGTGTGTTTTCGCGCGAGATTCCCTCGCGGCAGGCTATCCTGGATGTGAGCTGCGCGTCCGTTTCCGCCGATGCGTCAGAGCTGCTGATCGGGTTCAGCGACGGTGTCCTTGCACGGGTGACGGTGGTCTCTAGGGGCATGGTCGGCGAAGACCCGGAGTTGGCGTTTCGCTTTTTGTCTCGTCCGGCGCCGACGATCCCGACGGAGGTGATCACTCTGCACGCCGATCTTTATTTGCTATGCTCACGATTCGACAGCAGTTTCACCGTGCGGCTCGATGAGGCGTCgtgcgaggaggtgctgcatAACTGCGGGCCGGTCTTAGACATGACCACGCATCAAAACGGCAGTCGATACAGCGTTGTGGCCTCCACCGGCatccaccgcggcggcggcatcagcgtCCTGCGAAGCGCTGTCATGCTGCGGGAGCAGGCGGACATTCCCCTTTGCTTCCACCCGCAGCGCGTCCTTTGCGCCGGCGAGTTGATGTGCatcacgacggcggccgcagcgaaCCGGTTCTTCCTTGtgtcggcgcgcgcgctcacgCTGAAGGAGCTCGCGCCTCATGTGTTCCCGGATATCGTTTCGCGCCACCTGCTCGTCGAGCTGGGCCTCGATGCTGCGCTCGACAAGTTGGTGCTCGTTTCCGCCCGTGGTATAGCCTGGCTACGGTTGTCGGGACCTCGAGTCGAGGCGGTGTCGCAACTGCCCCGCCAAGCCGATGACCCGCTAATCCTTTTTGCCGTCGTTCGACACGGCTTAACAGTCGTCTGCGACGGGATCGTCGTAAGCGTGTACCGTGGCCAGGACCTGGTGCACACGGTGCCGTCtctcgccggcgtcgccatCTCTTCGGTGTCGCTAGTGAGCCCTACGCTGCTCGTCGTGGGACAGTGGAACGGCGTTGTCGCCTTGTACGAGCTGGGGCGCCGCCAAGCCGACGTGGTAGGGCGACTGCTGTTGGACTCCGTGCCACGCACTATCGCGTGCGCGGTACCGACGCCTTCACCGTCGTCAGTGGTGACCGAGGCTGCGTTGGGGATCATCTACGTTGGCACCCTCCACGGCGTTCTCGTGGAGACCACGGTTGCGCTCCTGCGTCGTGGGGAGACGCGTCGCTCTGTGTTCGTCGCCCCGCACCCACTCGAGCTCCTAGAGCTTGCAGGGCCGCACCCGGGGTTGCTGTGCCTCGGCAATGTCCCCCTGGTCGTACTGTGTGTCGCGGGTGGCGGTCTGCAGCTGACCGGGCTGCACCTGATGGGCGtctcggcagccgcgacggTGGACGCCGACTTACAGTGCTACGCCTTTTACTCCAAGCAAGATGGTCGCCTTCACATTGGCTCCCTTGAGGCGCTCGAGAAGACGTCGCGGACGTTCTTGCCCCTCGGCGAAACGAtcacgcagctgcacgaAGCCGCTGCCTGGGGTGGCTACGTGGCATCTGTGCGCAAGGTGGAAGGGGACGAGGTTCTTTTTCTCCCGTCGTCTGCCATACAGTTCCCGTGGGCCGCCGACCTATCTCTGTGgcgctctgccgccgtgccgctccTCGAAAACGAGCGCTGTGTCTTTCTAGAGACGGTGCGGCTGGACGGTGCTGAGGGTGGCGGAGTGGGAGAAAGGGGTGGCGACCCGATCGACGTGCCGGcgagcgacggcgctggtgtgagcgaggaggagtggcagcacctgctgctcaT
Above is a window of Leishmania donovani BPK282A1 complete genome, chromosome 30 DNA encoding:
- a CDS encoding CPSF-domain protein, putative; protein product: MYVLSTSRPSTAAFGAAVGNFCGDGTTYVALNRGTLLSLYVCRQGNCGIDHVQDFRLHCTLKYVRAVLIVDAAAPQKYSRHLLFLCTVKQQIVLAALESCTELSGGASPLRMTTLFQSAPDDCLYQYDPSEVELCCCSSAVTGAGASPPFVVFALTRGELFLFDVFAALARDAVKRKQNGNLTRLLSPELMASVARRAKADIFSHCYMDCTEYDVKDISFGFPSPWLKGQVHGTGPRPGTAAMKGDNASASTSLFVLYGDPYGKVHVSEYELAVSPATEAEAASETSSVESSIRPPARPPAYPAEFATPARRVRRCGLLQANVDPTASRIVFSRHGLFVVGNHLVTLIQQVRPRKGVFSREIPSRQAILDVSCASVSADASELLIGFSDGVLARVTVVSRGMVGEDPELAFRFLSRPAPTIPTEVITLHADLYLLCSRFDSSFTVRLDEASCEEVLHNCGPVLDMTTHQNGSRYSVVASTGIHRGGGISVLRSAVMLREQADIPLCFHPQRVLCAGELMCITTAAAANRFFLVSARALTLKELAPHVFPDIVSRHLLVELGLDAALDKLVLVSARGIAWLRLSGPRVEAVSQLPRQADDPLILFAVVRHGLTVVCDGIVVSVYRGQDLVHTVPSLAGVAISSVSLVSPTLLVVGQWNGVVALYELGRRQADVVGRLLLDSVPRTIACAVPTPSPSSVVTEAALGIIYVGTLHGVLVETTVALLRRGETRRSVFVAPHPLELLELAGPHPGLLCLGNVPLVVLCVAGGGLQLTGLHLMGVSAAATVDADLQCYAFYSKQDGRLHIGSLEALEKTSRTFLPLGETITQLHEAAAWGGYVASVRKVEGDEVLFLPSSAIQFPWAADLSLWRSAAVPLLENERCVFLETVRLDGAEGGGVGERGGDPIDVPASDGAGVSEEEWQHLLLIGSSFTFPDEQRARSGRITWCTLREERQRQRLHLIASKDIGGALQCCAAVPHYKGRIALGVNGCVCLYQWNTEDQTFVAEERCRVGLTVTKLIPLYHTSLAASVLVALDVRHSAFFIEVDTLQGNLKVLCRDADLRGIMDGHVGSDAENLCLFDDSLNFTALKVVPLPVEARDGDAAAAARATAQYRFEVRAQCHLGDLVTCVRQGSFAATSLMEAPAHCSSAQNQLLLPGIAGPQLVFATAHGGFGVVTPVHAATYLVLRALEASLVRTVPPVGGLSHQAFREVLRAGQERGVSYLASKTGCALTRERLRRYEPLNTVDGDVVEQFVLLSPSDKKHVCRVATEVFLHAFTQCVNESGIFVAPPSKEEQCILATLGTAMRPFAQYPEETIAQANSFLHQGGLPHVPFAAEAVEQQVMNLQRMH